In Bacillus sp. Cs-700, one genomic interval encodes:
- the rny gene encoding ribonuclease Y, which produces MDIVIIISTMLVSAVVGAVVGFLVRKTIAEAKISSAEMEAQRIIKEGKNDAEALKKEAMLEAKDENHNLRVEAEREIRERRNELQKQENRLVQKEEVLDRKSETLDKKEDSLERREDSLTKKQRQIEEMEGKVEELLQEQQHELQRISGLTREEAKQIIFRESEQELEHELAQMVKERENFAKEEADKKAREVLSLAIQRCAADHVAETTVSVVNLPNDEMKGRIIGREGRNIRTLETLTGIDLIIDDTPEAVILSGFDPIRREIARNALDKLVQDGRIHPARIEEMVEKSRREVDEYIREVGEQSTFEIGVHGLHPDLIKILGRLKFRTSYGQNVLKHSMEVAYLTGLMAAELGEDVQLARRAGLLHDLGKAIDHEVEGSHVEIGVELATKYKEHPVVINAIASHHGDTEATSVISTLVAAADALSAARPGARRETLETYIRRLEKLEEISESFEGVEKSFAIQAGREIRIMVKPDLVDDVSSYRLAREITKKIENELDYPGHIKVTVIRETRAVEYAK; this is translated from the coding sequence ATGGATATAGTGATCATCATCTCCACTATGCTGGTCTCTGCAGTAGTCGGAGCAGTTGTTGGATTTCTTGTTCGCAAAACGATTGCTGAAGCGAAAATCTCCAGTGCAGAAATGGAAGCGCAACGGATTATCAAAGAGGGTAAAAACGACGCTGAAGCTTTGAAAAAGGAAGCTATGCTTGAAGCGAAGGACGAGAATCATAATCTTCGCGTTGAAGCTGAGCGTGAAATTCGTGAACGCAGAAATGAGTTACAAAAACAAGAGAATCGTTTGGTACAAAAAGAAGAGGTCCTTGATCGTAAAAGTGAGACTCTTGACAAAAAAGAGGATTCCCTCGAAAGAAGAGAGGACTCTCTCACCAAAAAACAACGACAAATTGAAGAGATGGAAGGCAAAGTGGAGGAGTTGCTCCAAGAGCAACAACACGAGCTTCAGCGAATTTCCGGTTTAACGAGGGAAGAAGCGAAGCAAATCATCTTCCGTGAAAGCGAGCAGGAGCTTGAGCATGAATTAGCGCAGATGGTGAAAGAGCGCGAGAACTTTGCGAAAGAAGAAGCTGATAAGAAAGCGAGAGAAGTTCTATCGCTTGCGATTCAGCGCTGTGCTGCGGATCATGTTGCAGAAACAACGGTTTCCGTTGTTAACCTGCCTAATGATGAGATGAAAGGTCGAATTATTGGTCGTGAAGGCCGAAACATTCGAACTCTTGAAACGCTAACGGGGATTGACCTAATTATCGATGATACACCTGAGGCAGTTATTTTGTCCGGTTTTGATCCGATTCGAAGAGAAATTGCTCGTAATGCCCTGGATAAACTCGTACAGGATGGTAGAATTCACCCTGCACGAATTGAAGAAATGGTTGAGAAATCACGCAGGGAAGTGGATGAATACATTCGCGAAGTGGGAGAACAATCCACATTTGAAATTGGAGTTCACGGACTCCATCCAGATCTAATTAAGATTCTGGGCCGATTGAAGTTCCGTACAAGTTATGGACAGAATGTGTTGAAGCATTCTATGGAAGTAGCTTATCTAACCGGTCTAATGGCCGCAGAGCTTGGAGAAGATGTACAGCTTGCACGTCGCGCTGGTCTCCTTCACGATCTCGGTAAAGCGATTGACCACGAAGTTGAAGGTAGCCACGTTGAAATTGGCGTCGAGCTTGCAACGAAGTATAAAGAGCATCCGGTTGTGATTAATGCAATCGCATCTCACCATGGTGATACGGAAGCAACATCAGTAATCTCCACGCTTGTGGCAGCAGCAGACGCTCTATCAGCTGCACGTCCAGGAGCGCGGCGTGAAACGCTTGAGACGTACATTCGTCGTCTTGAGAAGCTTGAAGAAATTTCTGAGTCGTTTGAAGGCGTTGAGAAATCATTCGCTATTCAAGCAGGTCGAGAAATTCGGATTATGGTAAAACCTGATCTAGTCGATGACGTTTCATCGTATCGTCTTGCACGAGAGATTACAAAGAAAATCGAAAATGAACTGGACTACCCTGGGCACATTAAGGTCACGGTCATCCGTGAAACAAGGGCAGTTGAGTATGCAAAATAA
- a CDS encoding TIGR00282 family metallophosphoesterase — protein sequence MKILFIGDVVGSPGRNMVSTYLPRLKKKYKPTFTIVNGENAASGRGITEKIYRGFLESGAQVITMGNHTWDNREIFEFIDRAPKLVRPANYPEGTPGNGSTIVNINGIEVGVINLQGRTFLPAMDDPFRKADELIEEMRERTPVIFVDFHAETTSEKQAMGWYLDGRVTAVVGTHTHVQTADERILPGGTAYLTDAGMTGPYDGILGMEREAVINKFLTTMPVRFEVTKGREQLSGVFLTLDPKTGKATKIERIAINDDHPFYD from the coding sequence ATGAAGATTTTATTTATTGGAGACGTTGTCGGTTCTCCTGGACGCAATATGGTTTCAACCTATTTACCTCGCTTAAAGAAAAAATATAAACCTACCTTTACGATTGTAAATGGAGAGAATGCTGCAAGTGGGCGCGGTATTACAGAGAAAATTTATCGTGGCTTTCTAGAGTCAGGTGCTCAAGTCATTACAATGGGGAACCATACGTGGGATAATCGAGAGATTTTTGAATTTATTGATCGTGCTCCGAAACTCGTCAGGCCTGCAAATTATCCAGAAGGAACACCTGGAAATGGATCAACGATTGTAAACATAAATGGCATTGAAGTGGGCGTCATTAACCTTCAAGGTCGAACGTTTCTTCCTGCAATGGATGATCCCTTCCGTAAAGCGGACGAACTGATTGAAGAAATGAGAGAAAGGACACCGGTTATCTTTGTTGATTTTCATGCAGAAACAACTAGTGAAAAACAAGCGATGGGCTGGTACCTTGATGGAAGGGTAACGGCGGTTGTTGGAACGCACACTCATGTGCAAACGGCTGATGAGCGTATTTTGCCTGGCGGGACAGCTTACTTAACAGATGCCGGGATGACGGGACCTTACGATGGCATTCTAGGTATGGAGCGAGAAGCTGTTATTAATAAGTTCCTGACAACGATGCCTGTGAGGTTTGAAGTAACGAAAGGGCGGGAACAACTTAGTGGGGTCTTTTTAACACTGGATCCAAAAACTGGTAAGGCCACCAAGATTGAACGGATTGCCATTAACGACGACCATCCATTCTATGATTAA
- the spoVS gene encoding stage V sporulation protein SpoVS, producing MDILKVSAKSNPNSVAGALAGVLRERGNAEIQAIGAGALNQAVKAVAIARGFVAPSGVDLICIPAFTDILIDGEERTAIKLIVEPR from the coding sequence ATGGATATATTAAAAGTTTCAGCAAAATCCAATCCTAATTCTGTAGCTGGTGCACTTGCGGGCGTCCTTCGGGAACGCGGAAATGCCGAGATTCAAGCGATTGGAGCAGGTGCACTAAATCAGGCTGTGAAGGCAGTAGCCATCGCAAGAGGGTTTGTAGCACCTAGTGGCGTTGACCTCATTTGTATCCCTGCTTTCACCGATATATTAATTGATGGTGAAGAGCGTACCGCAATTAAGCTTATTGTAGAGCCTCGCTAA
- a CDS encoding dipeptidase — MNIVDAHCDVLCKMWLNPSLSFENGQSLHTNLEQMRKAGAKLQLFAIYVPESVPDSAKFDCALEMVDIFHEKIVKPYDDVVAVYSKKEAEQLPKGKIGVMLTLEGVDAIGREATRLKTLIRLGVRSVGLTWNYGNATADGILESRGAGLTDFGRSVVDLHNQHRIWTDVSHLSVRAFWDVVEHGRYVLASHSNAKAICTHPRNLDNQQLMSLIEKDALIGVTFVPKFLRNDRNASVSDIIHHIEHICSLGGAENIGIGSDFDGIDQVPRDLTCYSDYPRLIEELHRYYNDDQVKGFLGENLIARIPS; from the coding sequence ATGAATATAGTAGATGCACATTGTGACGTGCTATGTAAAATGTGGCTTAACCCGTCTCTCTCATTTGAGAATGGTCAAAGTCTTCATACGAATCTTGAACAAATGAGGAAAGCGGGAGCAAAGCTACAGCTCTTTGCGATTTACGTTCCAGAAAGCGTGCCAGATTCCGCTAAATTTGATTGTGCGCTAGAGATGGTAGATATTTTCCATGAGAAAATTGTAAAACCTTATGATGACGTCGTAGCAGTCTATTCGAAAAAAGAAGCAGAACAGCTTCCTAAAGGGAAAATAGGTGTCATGCTAACACTAGAGGGTGTTGATGCGATTGGGCGAGAAGCAACAAGGTTAAAAACATTGATCAGACTAGGTGTGCGATCCGTTGGTTTAACATGGAACTATGGGAATGCAACGGCTGACGGGATCCTTGAATCACGAGGCGCAGGATTAACCGATTTTGGTAGGAGTGTTGTTGATTTACATAACCAGCATCGGATTTGGACGGATGTTTCCCATCTTTCTGTACGGGCCTTCTGGGATGTCGTCGAACATGGACGCTATGTACTCGCAAGTCATTCCAATGCAAAAGCCATTTGTACGCACCCAAGGAACCTGGATAACCAGCAGTTAATGTCTTTAATCGAAAAGGATGCCTTAATCGGCGTTACTTTTGTACCAAAGTTTTTGCGTAATGACCGCAATGCTAGTGTTTCGGATATTATCCATCATATTGAACACATTTGTAGCCTCGGGGGTGCGGAAAATATAGGAATTGGCTCTGATTTTGATGGTATTGATCAAGTTCCGAGAGATCTAACGTGTTACAGCGACTATCCTCGACTTATTGAGGAGCTACATCGCTATTACAATGACGACCAGGTAAAGGGCTTTTTAGGTGAAAATTTGATTGCTAGAATCCCTAGCTAA
- a CDS encoding 2-oxoacid:acceptor oxidoreductase subunit alpha, whose translation MIEQLSWKVGGQQGEGIDSTGEIFAIALNRLGYYLYGYRHFSSRIKGGHTNNKIRVSTKEVRAVSDDLDMLIAFDQETIDVNAHELHSRGIIIADAKFKPVKPDHCQATLVIIPFTEIATELGTSLMKNMVAIGATSAALGIDTATYQAVVEEIFGRKGEKVVNNNMEAIQRGADAYQASAGKSVQTLSLKKADGKNRLFMIGNDAIALGALAGGARLMAAYPITPASEIMEYLIKKLPEFGGTVVQTEDEIAAATMAIGSNYAGVRTLTASAGPGLSLMMEAIGLSGITETPLVIVDTQRGGPSTGLPTKQEQSDLLAMIYGTHGEIPKIVIAPSTVEEAFYDAIEAFNLAEEYQCPVILLSDLQLSLGKQSVEPLDYNKINIRRGKLNDQEIAEREDKSYYKRFEITDDGVSNRVIPGTKNGIFHVTGVEHDETGKPSEVPQNRKDQMEKRLRKIQNISFQNPIYTVAPHEVPDLLLIGFNSTRGSIEEVIPRLEADGLKVNHAQIRLVHPFPADELKPLLQAAKKVIVVEHNATGQLASLVKMNAGYGEKIESILKYDGNPFLPGDIHQQCKEMFANGHI comes from the coding sequence ATGATCGAACAACTTTCGTGGAAAGTTGGAGGACAGCAGGGTGAAGGAATAGACAGTACAGGAGAAATTTTTGCAATCGCATTAAATCGACTTGGCTACTATTTATACGGTTACCGGCATTTCTCGTCCCGTATTAAAGGCGGGCATACGAATAATAAAATTCGCGTTAGCACGAAAGAAGTTCGAGCGGTTTCAGATGACCTCGATATGCTGATTGCGTTTGATCAAGAAACGATCGACGTCAATGCGCATGAACTTCATAGCAGAGGAATCATTATAGCCGATGCCAAATTTAAACCAGTAAAGCCTGATCATTGTCAGGCGACACTTGTTATCATCCCCTTTACTGAAATCGCGACTGAACTTGGCACTTCTTTAATGAAAAACATGGTAGCAATCGGGGCTACGAGTGCTGCTCTTGGTATAGACACTGCGACGTATCAAGCTGTTGTAGAAGAAATTTTTGGCCGAAAAGGCGAAAAGGTCGTCAACAATAACATGGAAGCTATTCAGCGTGGTGCCGATGCTTATCAAGCTTCGGCTGGGAAAAGTGTCCAAACACTTTCTCTTAAAAAAGCAGATGGGAAAAATCGCTTGTTCATGATTGGCAATGACGCGATTGCGTTAGGGGCCCTTGCAGGTGGAGCAAGGTTAATGGCAGCTTACCCAATCACCCCAGCATCAGAAATCATGGAATACTTAATTAAGAAGCTTCCGGAATTTGGTGGCACCGTTGTGCAAACAGAGGATGAAATCGCGGCGGCAACGATGGCCATAGGTTCAAACTATGCGGGGGTTAGAACGTTAACGGCATCGGCCGGACCGGGGTTATCGCTCATGATGGAAGCCATCGGGTTATCTGGTATTACCGAAACGCCGCTCGTCATTGTCGACACTCAGCGCGGTGGGCCAAGCACTGGACTTCCAACAAAGCAGGAGCAGTCAGATTTGCTGGCGATGATTTACGGCACGCATGGGGAGATTCCTAAGATTGTCATTGCGCCGAGTACGGTTGAGGAAGCATTCTATGATGCGATTGAAGCGTTTAATCTCGCAGAGGAATATCAGTGTCCCGTTATTTTACTCTCAGATCTTCAATTGTCTCTTGGCAAGCAATCCGTGGAGCCGCTTGATTACAATAAAATCAACATTCGAAGGGGTAAGCTGAACGATCAAGAAATCGCTGAAAGAGAAGATAAGTCGTACTATAAACGTTTTGAAATTACGGATGATGGCGTTTCAAATCGTGTCATTCCAGGAACGAAAAATGGTATTTTTCACGTAACCGGTGTTGAGCACGATGAAACAGGTAAACCGTCAGAAGTTCCGCAAAACCGAAAAGATCAGATGGAGAAAAGACTTCGTAAAATTCAAAACATCTCTTTTCAAAATCCAATTTACACAGTAGCGCCGCATGAAGTGCCCGATTTGCTGCTAATTGGTTTTAACTCGACGAGAGGAAGTATCGAGGAAGTTATCCCGAGACTTGAAGCGGATGGCTTAAAAGTCAATCATGCTCAAATTCGTCTTGTACATCCATTTCCAGCAGATGAGCTTAAGCCATTGTTACAAGCGGCGAAGAAAGTGATTGTGGTTGAACACAATGCAACGGGCCAGCTGGCAAGTCTCGTGAAAATGAACGCGGGCTACGGTGAAAAGATTGAAAGTATATTAAAATACGACGGCAATCCATTCTTACCAGGTGATATCCATCAACAATGTAAGGAGATGTTCGCGAATGGCCACATTTAA
- a CDS encoding 2-oxoacid:ferredoxin oxidoreductase subunit beta yields the protein MATFKDFRNQVKPNWCPGCGDFSVQAAIQRAAANVGLEPDDLAVISGIGCSGRISGYINAYGFHGIHGRSLPIAQGVKMANRDLTVIASGGDGDGFAIGMGHTIHAMRRNIDITYIVMDNQIYGLTKGQTSPTSAEGFKTKSTPSGSIESSLSIMELALSSGCGFVAQSFSTDLKDLVAIIEQGIQHKGFSLINVFSPCVTFNKVNTYDWFKQNLISLNDIEGYDPHNRMMAMQTLMEHNGLVKGLIYENPTRPSYQESVRGYSSSALSKQDLNLPEEKFTELMAEFM from the coding sequence ATGGCCACATTTAAAGATTTTCGTAATCAGGTGAAGCCAAACTGGTGCCCTGGCTGTGGAGATTTCTCCGTACAAGCAGCCATTCAACGAGCGGCTGCGAATGTGGGACTAGAACCAGACGATCTTGCCGTCATTTCTGGAATTGGCTGCTCTGGTCGTATTAGTGGCTACATCAATGCGTATGGTTTCCATGGGATTCATGGGCGCTCGCTACCAATTGCACAGGGCGTGAAAATGGCAAATCGCGATTTAACCGTGATTGCGTCCGGGGGAGATGGCGATGGCTTTGCGATCGGAATGGGGCACACGATCCATGCGATGAGGCGAAATATAGACATCACGTATATCGTGATGGACAATCAAATCTATGGTTTAACGAAAGGGCAGACCTCTCCAACGAGTGCAGAAGGGTTTAAAACGAAAAGTACGCCTTCTGGATCAATTGAATCTTCTCTTTCCATCATGGAACTCGCGCTCTCTAGCGGCTGTGGTTTTGTAGCCCAAAGCTTTTCAACCGATTTAAAGGACCTCGTAGCGATCATTGAACAAGGAATTCAACATAAAGGCTTTTCATTGATTAACGTGTTTAGCCCGTGTGTGACGTTCAATAAAGTGAATACGTATGACTGGTTTAAACAAAACCTTATTAGTTTAAATGATATTGAAGGCTATGATCCACACAATCGGATGATGGCGATGCAAACGTTAATGGAACACAATGGACTTGTGAAAGGATTAATTTACGAGAATCCAACACGTCCATCTTACCAAGAATCAGTTCGAGGCTATAGTTCTAGTGCGTTATCAAAACAAGACTTAAATCTTCCTGAAGAGAAATTTACAGAGTTAATGGCTGAATTTATGTAA
- the tdh gene encoding L-threonine 3-dehydrogenase yields the protein MEGKMKAIVKHERTKGAQLQTVDIPQINDNEVLIQVKATSICGTDVHIYTWDEWSQSRVNPPYVFGHEFAGVVVEKGKNVTNLEVGDHVSAETHIVCNQCPQCLTGKFHICENTKIIGVDTDGCFAEYVALPSQNIWKNPESLSFDVASVQEPMGNAVHTVLAGDVAGKTVAIIGCGPIGIMAVGVAKAAGASEVIALDLNDYRLNLAKEMGATTVINSRNEDPLHVVKELTNGHGVDVVCEMSGHPIAMNQGFKMVTNGGRVSILSLPVRPVEIDVTNDIVFKGITVQGITGRKMFETWRQVSGLLQSGQVDVEPMITHHFPLEDFEKGFELMIEGKCGKVVLHP from the coding sequence GTGGAAGGAAAAATGAAGGCGATTGTAAAACATGAACGTACCAAAGGTGCTCAGCTGCAAACCGTCGATATTCCACAAATTAATGATAATGAAGTATTAATTCAAGTAAAAGCAACTTCGATTTGCGGTACAGATGTACATATTTATACGTGGGATGAATGGTCCCAAAGTCGCGTCAATCCTCCTTATGTTTTTGGTCATGAGTTTGCTGGAGTTGTCGTAGAAAAAGGAAAGAACGTAACGAACCTGGAGGTTGGAGACCATGTTTCAGCAGAAACACATATTGTTTGCAACCAATGTCCACAATGTTTAACAGGGAAGTTTCATATTTGCGAAAATACTAAAATTATTGGTGTCGACACGGATGGCTGCTTTGCAGAATACGTTGCACTCCCATCTCAAAATATTTGGAAAAATCCTGAGTCACTATCATTTGATGTGGCTTCTGTACAAGAGCCGATGGGTAACGCCGTTCATACAGTACTCGCTGGAGACGTAGCTGGAAAGACAGTAGCGATTATCGGTTGTGGCCCGATTGGGATTATGGCTGTAGGGGTTGCAAAGGCAGCTGGTGCCTCAGAAGTTATCGCACTTGATTTAAATGATTATCGTCTGAACCTTGCGAAAGAAATGGGCGCAACGACTGTTATTAATTCTCGTAATGAAGATCCACTTCACGTTGTGAAAGAGCTGACTAACGGTCACGGTGTTGACGTTGTCTGTGAAATGTCAGGACATCCAATCGCGATGAACCAGGGCTTTAAAATGGTAACAAACGGTGGACGTGTTTCCATCCTTAGTTTGCCAGTCCGTCCTGTCGAAATTGATGTTACGAATGACATAGTTTTTAAAGGCATAACTGTTCAAGGCATTACAGGAAGAAAAATGTTCGAAACTTGGCGCCAGGTGTCCGGGCTTTTGCAGTCAGGACAGGTAGATGTGGAGCCGATGATTACGCATCACTTCCCTCTTGAAGACTTTGAAAAAGGCTTCGAATTAATGATTGAAGGTAAATGTGGTAAGGTAGTGTTACATCCATAA
- a CDS encoding glycine C-acetyltransferase, with amino-acid sequence MKGFEYLQEELDQMQEEGVFRNLIPLESAQGSRVTIKGKNVIQLSSNNYLGLTDHPKMKRAAIEAVEKYGAGTGSVRTIAGTLSMHEQFEEKLAEFKHTEAALVLQSGFATNQAVLSAILTKEDVVISDELNHASIIDGIRLTKAGRRIYKHTDMEDLESALKETQDYRTRLVVTDGVFSMDGNIAPLTEIVELCEKYDALVMVDDAHASGVLGENGRGTVDHFGLNGRVHIQVGTLSKAIGVLGGYIASTKTLRDYLIHKGRPFLFSTSHPPAVTAACSAAIDVLVEEPELIEKLWDNTKFFKAGLKELGFDTGISETPVTPVIIGDEALTHKFSDKLFENGVFAQGIAFPTVAKGKGRVRTIVTAQHSKEDLQEALDAFEKSAKELGIL; translated from the coding sequence ATGAAAGGTTTTGAATATCTCCAAGAAGAGCTTGATCAAATGCAGGAGGAAGGCGTTTTTCGTAACTTGATTCCACTTGAGTCTGCTCAAGGGTCACGCGTTACGATTAAAGGAAAAAACGTTATTCAGCTATCATCAAACAACTATCTCGGACTGACGGACCATCCGAAAATGAAGCGAGCAGCGATTGAAGCCGTTGAAAAATACGGCGCAGGAACAGGCTCTGTTCGAACCATTGCTGGAACGCTCTCCATGCACGAACAGTTCGAAGAAAAGCTTGCTGAATTTAAACATACTGAAGCGGCACTCGTTCTTCAATCAGGATTTGCCACAAATCAGGCGGTCCTTTCAGCGATCTTAACGAAAGAAGATGTTGTCATTTCTGATGAACTAAACCACGCTTCGATTATTGATGGCATTCGCTTAACAAAAGCGGGACGTCGCATTTACAAGCATACTGACATGGAAGACCTCGAGAGCGCATTGAAAGAAACGCAAGATTATCGCACGCGTCTTGTTGTCACAGACGGTGTCTTCTCAATGGACGGAAACATTGCGCCGCTAACTGAAATTGTCGAACTATGTGAAAAGTATGATGCGCTTGTCATGGTTGATGACGCTCATGCAAGTGGCGTACTTGGTGAGAACGGCCGTGGAACAGTTGACCACTTCGGCTTAAACGGACGAGTTCACATTCAGGTTGGGACACTTAGTAAGGCGATTGGCGTTCTTGGTGGTTACATTGCAAGTACGAAAACACTTCGCGATTACTTGATTCATAAAGGTCGACCGTTCTTATTTAGTACATCTCATCCTCCTGCAGTAACAGCAGCTTGCTCAGCCGCAATTGATGTTCTTGTGGAAGAGCCTGAGTTGATTGAGAAACTCTGGGACAACACAAAGTTCTTTAAAGCTGGGTTAAAAGAGCTTGGTTTTGATACAGGGATTAGTGAAACGCCTGTAACACCTGTCATCATTGGTGATGAGGCACTTACGCATAAGTTTTCAGATAAGCTATTTGAAAATGGTGTGTTTGCGCAGGGTATTGCGTTTCCAACTGTTGCAAAAGGAAAAGGCCGCGTTCGTACGATCGTAACGGCGCAACATTCAAAAGAAGATCTCCAAGAAGCTTTAGATGCATTTGAGAAGTCTGCAAAAGAGCTTGGAATACTTTAA
- the miaB gene encoding tRNA (N6-isopentenyl adenosine(37)-C2)-methylthiotransferase MiaB produces MNEQQRLDSQINVKKTEKTTEDYAKYFQTTYQAPNLKDAKRRGKENVNVHYDFEIPENIKNLGKDKKFLIRTYGCQMNEHDTEVMAGIFEEMGFEATTEVTEADVVLLNTCAIRENAENKVFGELGHLKPLKMENPDLIIGVCGCMSQEESVVNRIMQKHQFVDLIFGTHNIHRLPELMEQAVFGKEMVMEVWSKEGDIIENLPRTRKGEIKAWVNIMYGCDKFCTYCIVPYTRGKERSRRPEDIIQEVRHLAAKGYKEVTLLGQNVNAYGKDLEDIEYGLGDLMNEIHKIDIPRVRFTTSHPRDFDDRLVEVLGQGGNLVDHIHLPVQSGSNEVLKLMNRRYTRETYLELVRKIKKVMPNATFTTDIIVGFPNETDEQFEETMELVKEVEYDSAYTFIYSQRDGTPAAKMTDNVPMEVKKERLQRLNTLVNEMAAKNNAVFEGQIVEVLVEGESKKNADVLSGYTSKNKVVNFRGPKSLVGQIVQVKITKAKTWSLDGEYIEKTAEVNA; encoded by the coding sequence ATGAACGAACAGCAGCGACTGGATTCGCAAATCAATGTAAAGAAAACAGAGAAAACGACCGAAGATTATGCGAAGTATTTCCAGACAACGTACCAGGCACCTAACTTAAAAGATGCCAAGCGCAGAGGAAAAGAAAATGTAAACGTTCATTACGATTTTGAAATTCCAGAGAATATTAAGAACCTTGGGAAAGATAAGAAGTTTTTGATACGCACGTACGGATGTCAAATGAATGAACACGATACAGAGGTAATGGCAGGGATTTTTGAGGAAATGGGCTTTGAAGCTACAACTGAAGTGACTGAAGCAGATGTCGTTCTCCTCAATACGTGTGCCATTCGCGAAAATGCGGAAAACAAAGTATTTGGTGAGCTTGGCCATTTAAAACCATTAAAAATGGAAAATCCGGACCTGATCATTGGTGTATGTGGATGTATGTCACAGGAAGAATCTGTAGTCAACCGCATTATGCAAAAGCATCAGTTCGTTGATTTAATCTTTGGTACACATAACATTCACCGCCTTCCAGAACTGATGGAGCAAGCAGTCTTTGGGAAAGAAATGGTGATGGAAGTATGGTCAAAAGAAGGTGACATCATTGAAAACCTTCCGCGGACAAGAAAAGGCGAAATCAAAGCATGGGTTAACATCATGTACGGCTGTGATAAATTCTGTACATATTGCATCGTGCCTTATACACGAGGTAAGGAAAGAAGCCGTCGCCCTGAAGATATTATTCAGGAAGTACGCCACTTAGCAGCTAAAGGCTATAAAGAAGTGACGCTCCTTGGACAGAATGTAAACGCCTACGGGAAAGATTTAGAAGATATTGAGTACGGCCTCGGTGATCTTATGAACGAGATTCATAAGATTGATATTCCTAGAGTTCGTTTCACGACGAGTCACCCACGTGACTTTGATGATCGTCTTGTAGAAGTACTTGGTCAGGGAGGCAATCTTGTCGATCATATCCACCTTCCTGTTCAAAGTGGAAGCAATGAGGTTCTGAAGTTGATGAACCGTCGCTATACGCGTGAGACGTATTTAGAGCTAGTACGTAAGATTAAAAAGGTAATGCCAAACGCAACCTTTACAACGGATATTATCGTAGGTTTCCCGAATGAAACGGACGAACAGTTCGAAGAAACGATGGAACTCGTAAAGGAAGTAGAGTATGACAGTGCGTATACGTTCATTTACTCCCAACGTGATGGCACGCCAGCAGCTAAAATGACGGATAACGTACCAATGGAAGTGAAGAAAGAACGCCTTCAGCGCTTAAATACCCTTGTGAATGAAATGGCTGCGAAAAACAACGCTGTTTTTGAAGGTCAAATCGTGGAAGTTCTCGTAGAAGGTGAAAGCAAGAAAAATGCGGATGTTCTTTCTGGCTATACGAGCAAGAACAAAGTGGTTAACTTTAGAGGTCCTAAATCATTAGTTGGTCAAATTGTCCAAGTGAAAATCACGAAAGCAAAAACGTGGTCACTTGATGGCGAATATATTGAAAAAACGGCTGAGGTGAATGCATAA
- a CDS encoding RicAFT regulatory complex protein RicA family protein, whose protein sequence is MVSRMEVIAKAKDLAKLVSETEEVDFFKRAEEKINENKKVQSLIARIKLEQKEAVNLQHYSKHEALKEKDERIDKLMQQLDEIPVVQEFKRSQSDVNDLLQLVANTISNTVTDEIIESTGGNVLEGTTGSTQQGPGCK, encoded by the coding sequence ATGGTATCAAGAATGGAAGTTATTGCAAAAGCAAAAGATCTTGCGAAACTCGTTTCAGAAACAGAAGAAGTCGATTTCTTCAAACGTGCAGAAGAAAAGATCAATGAAAATAAAAAAGTGCAAAGCTTAATTGCGCGAATTAAGTTAGAGCAAAAAGAAGCGGTAAATCTTCAGCACTACAGCAAGCATGAAGCGTTGAAAGAGAAAGATGAGCGGATTGATAAGCTCATGCAGCAGCTTGATGAAATTCCTGTCGTGCAGGAATTCAAACGCTCGCAGTCTGATGTAAATGACCTTCTTCAGCTAGTAGCTAACACGATTTCCAATACAGTAACAGATGAAATTATTGAATCAACTGGTGGGAACGTTCTTGAAGGAACAACAGGCTCAACCCAGCAGGGTCCTGGTTGTAAGTAA